In the Candidatus Electrothrix sp. GW3-4 genome, one interval contains:
- the plsX gene encoding phosphate acyltransferase PlsX, whose amino-acid sequence MKIALDAMGGDQGPEFLIDGALLALRRNKALSIILLGPENLLKERVAQRSDSGRVAGRLLIEHAPETVTMEESPVEAIRKKKDSTIMRGFDLVKNGQADAVVSAGHSGATMAAAIRKLGRLEGVSRPGIASLFPTRKAPVMLMDIGANVDCRPQHLFQFAVMASSCYALLQNRKNPRVGLLSIGSEPGKGNALIKETHELLSASNLNFVGNVEGRDVYSGELDVVVCDGFVGNISLKISEGLAEAAMQMLKDEIMKSIQAKVGYLLIRKAFAAFRKRVDYAEYGGAPLLGINGIGIICHGSSSSVAICNAIGEAAKLVENKVNDSIVQSLQQYIAA is encoded by the coding sequence GTGAAGATAGCCCTTGATGCAATGGGCGGTGATCAGGGCCCTGAATTCCTGATTGACGGAGCTCTTCTTGCTCTCAGGAGAAACAAGGCGCTTTCGATAATCTTGCTCGGGCCTGAAAATCTGCTGAAAGAACGGGTTGCGCAACGGAGTGACTCTGGTAGGGTCGCTGGACGACTGCTTATTGAGCATGCCCCTGAGACAGTAACGATGGAAGAGTCACCTGTGGAAGCCATCCGCAAGAAAAAGGACTCGACCATAATGCGCGGCTTTGACCTGGTGAAAAACGGGCAAGCAGATGCCGTGGTGTCAGCGGGGCATTCCGGGGCAACCATGGCGGCAGCCATACGGAAGCTTGGGCGGTTGGAAGGGGTTTCCCGCCCAGGTATTGCCAGTCTGTTTCCGACGCGTAAGGCTCCGGTCATGCTGATGGATATCGGTGCCAACGTGGACTGCCGTCCTCAGCATCTCTTCCAATTCGCGGTTATGGCTTCCTCCTGTTATGCCCTTCTGCAAAACAGGAAAAATCCTCGTGTTGGCTTGCTCAGTATTGGCTCTGAACCGGGTAAGGGAAATGCCTTGATCAAGGAAACCCATGAATTGCTAAGTGCTAGTAATCTCAATTTTGTCGGTAATGTGGAAGGGCGTGACGTCTATAGCGGCGAGCTTGATGTCGTGGTTTGCGATGGCTTTGTTGGTAATATCTCCCTTAAAATCAGTGAGGGGCTTGCTGAAGCGGCCATGCAGATGCTGAAAGACGAAATTATGAAGTCTATCCAGGCAAAAGTTGGCTACCTCCTTATCCGCAAGGCCTTTGCCGCATTTCGCAAACGGGTGGATTATGCAGAATACGGCGGCGCCCCCCTGCTCGGGATCAATGGAATTGGTATTATCTGCCACGGTTCATCGTCATCGGTAGCCATTTGTAACGCCATAGGTGAGGCGGCTAAGTTGGTGGAAAATAAAGTGAACGATTCTATTGTCCAATCATTACAACAGTATATCGCCGCGTAG
- a CDS encoding rhomboid family intramembrane serine protease: protein MQAVSWARSSGLLEIELEVYQEYLQRRHEAIPDILHDTKKPTAIFQYLIQDDRFQSALRQHILIPPADPRFANWSPKRKTFEEKLDQSLAYRFGYSPARKNYLGITTYMFLHDGLIPLVGNMLFLWFVGSWIEIGIGRILYLGIYFMTGAFSALAFGFIHPFNQGPLLSASGAIAGLMGTYLLIYCGQRSRVLCSLGFCSRHTTVFGWFLFPFWISKEVYLFANFPKTQEVAAHAGGLLAGIMIGLTFRAHEEKQAGGEEILTEPQARASQGALLLPEQHLHIPEDLSGKEAASLRKKILGALKKDPHNLTDLARLFHLDKRNPKSDQFHRSAGRLLQQLAALKRYPDLYEYFEEYKKESPSPRLQPSVMLALAEIHIRSGRTSQAARFLLLLIKQRPQYPGLPSCLFQLGNAYREQGQEERAEKCFQLICKQYPQTIISQQAEEMLTPPYSIMVR from the coding sequence ATGCAAGCTGTCTCCTGGGCTCGCTCTTCAGGGCTTCTGGAGATAGAACTGGAGGTCTACCAAGAATATCTCCAACGCCGGCACGAAGCGATTCCCGATATCCTCCACGACACCAAAAAACCCACAGCGATCTTTCAGTATCTTATCCAGGATGACCGATTTCAATCTGCGCTCCGCCAGCACATTTTGATTCCGCCAGCTGATCCCCGTTTTGCCAACTGGTCTCCTAAGCGAAAAACCTTTGAAGAGAAATTGGACCAAAGCCTTGCCTATCGCTTCGGTTATTCTCCAGCCCGTAAAAATTATCTCGGTATAACCACCTACATGTTTCTTCACGACGGGCTCATCCCGCTTGTCGGCAATATGCTGTTCCTCTGGTTTGTCGGCTCCTGGATCGAAATAGGCATCGGCCGTATCCTCTATCTTGGGATCTATTTCATGACCGGGGCCTTTTCCGCCTTAGCCTTTGGTTTCATCCACCCGTTCAATCAAGGCCCACTCCTCAGCGCATCTGGTGCGATTGCCGGACTCATGGGAACCTACCTGCTGATATATTGCGGCCAAAGGAGCAGGGTACTCTGCTCGTTAGGATTTTGCAGCAGACACACGACAGTCTTTGGCTGGTTTCTCTTTCCCTTCTGGATAAGCAAAGAAGTCTACCTTTTTGCCAATTTTCCAAAGACCCAAGAGGTTGCAGCCCACGCTGGTGGCCTCCTCGCAGGTATCATGATAGGGCTCACCTTCCGAGCACACGAAGAAAAACAGGCAGGCGGAGAAGAGATTCTCACAGAACCACAAGCAAGAGCAAGCCAAGGCGCTCTTCTGCTCCCTGAACAACACCTCCACATTCCAGAAGACCTCTCTGGTAAAGAGGCTGCAAGCCTCAGAAAAAAAATCCTCGGGGCATTGAAGAAAGATCCTCATAATCTGACCGATCTTGCCCGACTTTTTCATCTGGATAAACGCAACCCGAAAAGTGACCAGTTTCACAGGAGCGCCGGAAGGCTCCTCCAGCAACTTGCCGCGCTGAAGAGATACCCGGATCTTTATGAATACTTTGAAGAGTATAAAAAAGAGAGTCCTTCCCCTCGCCTGCAACCCTCTGTCATGCTTGCTCTTGCTGAAATACATATTCGTTCCGGCAGGACAAGCCAAGCTGCTCGTTTTCTCCTCCTCCTCATAAAGCAACGCCCGCAATATCCGGGACTCCCCTCCTGCCTCTTTCAACTCGGCAATGCCTATCGAGAGCAGGGGCAAGAAGAGCGGGCGGAAAAATGCTTTCAGCTCATCTGTAAGCAGTATCCCCAGACGATTATCAGTCAGCAGGCAGAAGAAATGCTGACACCACCCTATAGCATTATGGTGCGGTAG
- a CDS encoding glucose-6-phosphate isomerase, protein MDFFNNFAELKATKKLEQLARTPYNLTAPNALSPERLAAYQVSACGLDFFYGTQRVDGQVMEALQGLADEAQLVAQFKAMKSGAIMNRIIGQDSEERQVLHTACRDLFTPPPFAPEATAEARTQLARLQRFLAELENGTICNTKGEPFTTMVQIGIGGSDLGPRALFQALQPYCQQGRRACFIANVDPDDAAAVLSELDLSHTLINVVSKSGTTLETLTNEELVRSALVTAGLDPARHMIAVTGAGSPMDDPTRYLAAFHMYEYIGGRYSATSMVGGVTLAFALGYANFIELLRGANDIDQSTEQLDINENIPLLMALLGIWNRNFLGYNSVAILPYSQALLRFPAHLQQCDMESNGKQSTRLGSSVQWPTGPIVWGEPGTNGQHAFYQLLHQGSEIVPAEFIGFRQSQYQQDITINGTTSQQKLLANMLAQSLALALGRAHENPNRSFAGNRPSSLLITDRLTPYSMGALLALYENKIVLQGFCWNINSFDQEGVQLGKVLANRILSELAGEESGELLSPDSPEISLLRAAGL, encoded by the coding sequence ATGGATTTCTTCAACAACTTTGCTGAGCTCAAGGCCACGAAAAAACTGGAACAGCTGGCCCGTACCCCCTATAATCTGACTGCTCCCAACGCCCTCTCTCCTGAACGGCTTGCTGCCTACCAGGTCTCAGCCTGCGGCCTTGACTTTTTCTATGGGACCCAGCGAGTCGATGGACAGGTCATGGAGGCCCTGCAGGGGCTTGCTGATGAGGCCCAACTGGTTGCCCAGTTCAAGGCCATGAAATCCGGTGCCATCATGAACAGGATCATCGGCCAGGACAGCGAAGAGCGACAGGTCCTGCACACGGCCTGCCGGGATCTTTTCACGCCCCCCCCTTTTGCCCCTGAGGCAACAGCCGAGGCCAGGACCCAGCTGGCCCGTCTGCAAAGATTCCTGGCTGAGCTGGAGAACGGCACCATCTGCAATACCAAGGGTGAACCCTTTACCACCATGGTGCAGATAGGGATCGGCGGCTCTGATCTGGGGCCTCGCGCCCTCTTTCAGGCCCTGCAGCCCTATTGCCAGCAAGGACGCAGGGCCTGCTTTATCGCCAATGTGGACCCCGACGATGCAGCCGCAGTCCTCTCTGAGCTGGATCTCTCCCACACCCTGATCAATGTGGTGTCCAAGAGCGGCACTACCCTGGAGACCCTGACCAACGAGGAACTGGTCCGCTCAGCCCTGGTAACCGCTGGACTTGATCCTGCCCGCCATATGATCGCGGTCACCGGGGCAGGCAGCCCCATGGATGATCCAACGCGCTATCTGGCGGCATTTCATATGTACGAGTACATCGGGGGACGCTATTCTGCCACCTCCATGGTCGGTGGGGTGACCCTAGCCTTTGCCCTGGGATATGCAAATTTTATTGAACTGTTACGGGGAGCTAACGATATCGACCAATCAACAGAGCAGCTCGATATCAACGAGAACATCCCCCTGCTCATGGCCCTGTTGGGTATCTGGAACCGTAATTTCTTAGGCTATAATAGCGTGGCGATCCTGCCCTACAGCCAGGCCCTGCTCCGCTTCCCAGCCCATCTCCAGCAATGCGACATGGAGAGCAACGGCAAACAAAGCACAAGGTTAGGTAGCTCTGTACAATGGCCGACCGGCCCCATCGTCTGGGGCGAGCCCGGCACCAATGGCCAGCACGCCTTTTATCAGCTCCTCCACCAAGGCAGCGAGATCGTGCCTGCCGAGTTTATCGGCTTCCGCCAGTCCCAGTACCAACAGGATATCACGATCAACGGCACCACCTCCCAACAGAAACTGCTCGCCAATATGCTGGCCCAGTCCCTGGCCTTGGCCCTAGGCCGGGCCCATGAGAATCCCAACAGGTCTTTTGCAGGCAACCGGCCCAGCTCCCTGCTCATCACCGATCGCCTGACCCCCTACAGTATGGGTGCCTTGCTGGCCCTGTATGAAAACAAGATCGTCCTGCAAGGCTTTTGCTGGAACATCAACTCCTTTGACCAGGAAGGTGTCCAACTGGGCAAGGTGCTGGCCAACCGCATCCTCTCTGAGCTGGCAGGAGAGGAGAGCGGGGAGCTGCTCAGCCCGGACTCCCCGGAAATTTCCCTGCTCAGGGCCGCAGGACTTTAG
- the rpmF gene encoding 50S ribosomal protein L32 yields the protein MALPKRRHSHSRTRKRRAHDFLTGPSVGRCPECGEPKMPHQLCSGCGTYKGRTFYQFGDELD from the coding sequence ATGGCATTACCAAAGAGACGACATTCACACTCACGAACCCGAAAACGGAGAGCGCACGATTTTTTAACCGGTCCCAGCGTAGGCCGTTGCCCGGAATGCGGTGAGCCAAAAATGCCGCATCAGTTATGTTCGGGCTGCGGGACATACAAAGGAAGAACCTTTTATCAGTTCGGAGACGAACTGGACTAG
- a CDS encoding 1,4-dihydroxy-6-naphthoate synthase produces the protein MALPLSIGYSPCPNDTFIFYALMHGKIPLRHIQFTPPVLKDVETLNRWAINSRLDVTKVSLHALGHVQDSYTMLNAGAALGRGCGPLLITQPGQKTAPSSWRIAIPGKYTTAALLLTLFLPEPSKLIAMPFDTIMDAIKEGKVDAGVIIHESRFTYQNYGLVCVQDLGEWWEKETGLPIPLGCIAARKSLGQQTIKESEEAIAASLRWASAHPETCTAYIKQYAQELDDRVISEHIKLYVNNFSIDLTDTGRAAVQELLRRGKNAGIFTGASAPGVQSYV, from the coding sequence ATGGCCCTCCCGCTTAGCATAGGCTACTCACCATGCCCCAATGACACCTTTATCTTCTACGCCCTGATGCACGGAAAAATCCCTCTCCGGCATATTCAATTTACTCCACCGGTGCTTAAAGACGTTGAAACCCTCAATAGATGGGCCATCAACTCCAGGCTTGACGTGACCAAGGTATCCTTGCATGCCCTGGGACATGTGCAGGACAGCTACACCATGCTCAATGCGGGTGCAGCTCTTGGTCGAGGCTGCGGCCCTCTTCTGATAACACAACCGGGGCAGAAAACAGCCCCTTCCTCCTGGAGGATCGCTATCCCAGGAAAATACACAACCGCTGCCCTTCTCCTTACCCTCTTCCTTCCCGAACCCAGCAAGTTGATAGCCATGCCCTTTGATACCATCATGGATGCCATCAAAGAGGGCAAGGTAGATGCCGGAGTGATTATCCACGAAAGCCGTTTCACCTATCAAAATTACGGACTTGTCTGCGTGCAGGACCTAGGCGAGTGGTGGGAGAAGGAAACCGGACTTCCCATTCCTCTAGGCTGTATCGCAGCCCGCAAGAGCCTTGGCCAGCAAACCATCAAAGAGAGCGAGGAGGCCATAGCAGCCAGCCTCCGCTGGGCCTCTGCCCATCCAGAGACCTGCACCGCCTATATCAAACAATATGCGCAGGAGCTGGATGACCGGGTGATTTCTGAGCATATCAAACTCTATGTTAATAATTTTTCTATAGACCTTACCGACACAGGGCGGGCCGCTGTGCAGGAACTGCTTCGCCGAGGAAAAAACGCCGGAATTTTCACGGGGGCTTCTGCTCCCGGAGTTCAATCGTACGTATGA
- a CDS encoding AAA family ATPase gives MEQPTLYVFFGLIASGKSTLAELFATSHSFPYYNTDKVRKELAGIAANERRPDGMGQGIYTPAFTERTYQTMLDRAVQDFNKGAAGVVLDGSYSKAADRHKVNKLASARDARPLFFLCSCSEQETQHRLAIRAQDPDAVSDGRWEIFVQQKKSFEEPDELPPHQLTSIDTEADPQELLRLLKS, from the coding sequence ATGGAGCAGCCCACCCTCTATGTCTTCTTCGGCCTGATTGCCTCGGGGAAATCAACCTTGGCTGAGCTCTTTGCCACAAGCCATAGTTTTCCCTATTATAACACAGATAAGGTACGCAAAGAGCTGGCCGGTATTGCGGCAAATGAACGTCGTCCTGATGGAATGGGTCAAGGCATATATACGCCTGCGTTCACCGAAAGGACCTATCAGACCATGTTGGACAGAGCGGTCCAGGACTTCAACAAGGGCGCAGCAGGAGTGGTTCTGGACGGTTCCTACAGCAAGGCAGCGGACCGTCACAAGGTCAATAAGCTGGCGAGCGCCCGGGATGCCCGGCCCCTCTTTTTCCTCTGCTCCTGTTCCGAACAAGAGACCCAACACCGTCTTGCCATCCGAGCCCAGGACCCCGATGCCGTCTCAGATGGCCGGTGGGAGATCTTTGTCCAACAAAAAAAAAGCTTCGAGGAGCCTGACGAACTCCCCCCGCATCAGCTCACCTCTATTGACACTGAGGCGGATCCACAAGAATTATTACGTCTGTTGAAAAGCTGA
- the mobB gene encoding molybdopterin-guanine dinucleotide biosynthesis protein B, whose product MRKKKDSHPLSHPLAPYPVLGICGDSGAGKTTLIEALIPRLRSRGLHVAVVKDGAHKVQIDTRGKDSDRFFSAGADVVLLGEQPFLRHQQQGDLIAFLVTLCSSYDIVLVEGHAATAIPKVWLSGPGGQHDLPPQNKGQILAVLNRQQATVDHIFSLVQSLITTKWEQTPIWGCILIGGKSSRMGRPKHLIREKDKTWLEHAVETLSPKVDQVVLSGSGEIPSTLSSLPRIPDAPGLAGPLAGILSAMRWQRTVSWLVMACDQPDVQPESLDWLLTQRQPGIRAVLPDLLGDGHLEPLLAWYDFRCRPQLESIIASGSLRISRLADQVGVRHFQPPEHLHSSWRNVNTPDQIARKEKRACRKLENPC is encoded by the coding sequence ATGAGAAAAAAAAAGGATTCGCATCCGCTGTCACATCCCCTGGCCCCCTATCCTGTTCTGGGAATCTGTGGAGACAGCGGGGCAGGAAAAACCACCCTTATTGAGGCATTAATCCCCCGTCTCCGCTCCAGAGGACTGCATGTCGCAGTGGTCAAAGACGGGGCACACAAGGTTCAGATTGATACACGGGGCAAGGATAGTGATCGTTTTTTTTCTGCGGGTGCAGATGTGGTCCTTCTGGGAGAGCAGCCTTTTCTTCGGCACCAGCAACAGGGTGACCTAATTGCCTTCTTGGTTACCCTTTGCTCTTCCTATGATATTGTTCTGGTCGAGGGACATGCGGCAACGGCAATCCCGAAGGTCTGGCTCTCCGGCCCAGGAGGACAGCATGATCTGCCACCGCAAAACAAGGGGCAGATCCTTGCCGTCCTGAACAGACAACAGGCCACGGTTGACCACATCTTCAGCCTCGTCCAATCGCTGATCACAACCAAGTGGGAGCAAACGCCTATTTGGGGTTGCATACTGATCGGTGGCAAGAGCAGCCGAATGGGCAGGCCCAAGCATCTTATTCGAGAAAAAGACAAAACCTGGCTCGAACATGCCGTGGAGACCTTGAGCCCCAAGGTGGATCAAGTGGTCCTTTCCGGCTCAGGGGAGATTCCGAGCACACTTTCCTCTCTCCCCCGCATCCCTGATGCACCCGGACTGGCAGGCCCTCTTGCTGGCATCCTTTCAGCCATGCGCTGGCAGCGCACTGTTTCCTGGTTGGTGATGGCCTGTGACCAGCCTGATGTACAACCGGAAAGCCTGGACTGGCTCCTTACCCAACGCCAACCCGGTATCCGGGCCGTCCTGCCAGACCTGCTCGGGGACGGTCATCTTGAACCACTCCTTGCCTGGTATGACTTTCGCTGCCGTCCGCAGCTGGAAAGCATCATCGCCTCCGGCTCCCTCCGGATCAGTCGACTGGCAGACCAAGTAGGGGTCCGCCATTTTCAGCCCCCTGAACATCTGCACAGTTCTTGGCGCAATGTCAACACCCCGGATCAAATAGCACGAAAAGAGAAGAGAGCCTGCCGAAAATTGGAGAACCCATGCTGA
- a CDS encoding response regulator: MSEKHTLLIIDDIVDNLMLLGEAMSSEYKIKVATGGVQGLELAVQNPKPDLILLDIMMPGIDGYEVCRLLKADSRTRHIPVIFLSALDKESDELQGLDAGAVDFITKPFKLEVVRARINTQLELLRMRQQLQTARLKAEAASQSKSVFLANMSHEIRTPMSAIMGMTDLALEKASDPHQRSYLETVKLSADALLALINDILDFSKIEAGQMELDEHPFLLAEAIEAAMRTVSILSKEKGLEISLEIAPDVPVAVAGDSLRFRQIILNLLSNAIKFSDKGIIRITVTLEHAGFETTTLRVSVADQGVGIKKEKISSIFSAFSQADSSVSRKFGGTGLGLAICRQLCELMDGSINVESRYGKGSTFSFTVMFGATSQEKIVQQEGTESELMNIRPIRVLLVEDNAANRFLIRVVLEKFKHEVVEAVDGIEALHIILENQFDLILTDVQMPKLDGYRFTQIIRSCEEDKELDPGLTEKLDSELINQLRQQLHGKHRLIISMTANAMSGDREKCFTAGMDDYLTKPLNQEELAITLNRWLPTE; the protein is encoded by the coding sequence ATGAGTGAAAAACACACCCTCCTTATTATTGACGATATAGTCGACAACCTGATGCTCCTCGGGGAAGCCATGTCGTCTGAATATAAAATAAAGGTTGCGACAGGCGGTGTGCAGGGACTGGAACTTGCTGTGCAAAATCCAAAACCCGATCTGATCCTGCTGGACATTATGATGCCGGGGATTGACGGATACGAAGTCTGCCGCCTCCTCAAAGCAGACAGCCGAACACGACATATCCCGGTCATCTTTCTCAGCGCCCTGGATAAGGAGAGTGATGAACTGCAAGGACTCGACGCCGGTGCCGTTGATTTCATAACAAAACCCTTTAAACTGGAAGTTGTTCGGGCCAGAATCAATACCCAGCTTGAACTCCTCAGGATGCGGCAACAGTTGCAAACAGCCCGCCTCAAGGCAGAGGCAGCCTCCCAATCCAAATCAGTCTTTCTTGCCAACATGAGCCATGAAATCAGGACCCCGATGAGTGCCATCATGGGGATGACCGATCTTGCTCTGGAAAAGGCCTCTGATCCCCACCAGCGAAGCTATCTGGAGACCGTCAAACTCTCTGCAGATGCCCTCCTTGCCCTGATTAACGATATCCTGGACTTTTCCAAGATTGAAGCAGGGCAAATGGAACTGGATGAACACCCCTTTCTCCTTGCTGAGGCCATTGAGGCAGCGATGCGGACGGTTTCCATTCTCTCAAAAGAGAAAGGACTGGAGATTTCCCTTGAGATTGCCCCTGATGTCCCTGTTGCCGTGGCTGGTGACAGCCTCCGTTTTCGCCAGATCATTCTCAACCTCCTTAGCAATGCGATCAAGTTCTCCGACAAAGGTATTATTCGTATCACGGTCACCCTAGAGCATGCTGGGTTTGAAACGACGACCCTGCGCGTATCGGTTGCTGATCAGGGGGTCGGCATCAAAAAGGAGAAGATAAGTTCTATCTTCAGTGCCTTTTCCCAGGCAGACAGCTCTGTGTCGAGAAAATTTGGTGGTACTGGCCTCGGCCTTGCCATCTGCCGACAACTCTGCGAACTCATGGACGGTTCCATCAACGTGGAGAGTAGATACGGCAAGGGAAGCACCTTTTCCTTCACCGTCATGTTCGGCGCAACCTCTCAGGAAAAAATCGTCCAGCAGGAAGGAACGGAGTCAGAACTCATGAATATTCGTCCTATCCGGGTCTTGCTGGTAGAAGATAACGCAGCCAATCGTTTTCTGATCCGAGTGGTGCTGGAAAAATTCAAGCATGAGGTCGTTGAGGCGGTTGATGGCATTGAGGCCTTACATATTATTTTGGAAAATCAGTTTGATCTGATCCTGACAGATGTTCAGATGCCGAAACTGGATGGCTACAGATTCACCCAAATTATCCGCAGCTGTGAAGAGGACAAAGAACTTGATCCCGGTCTTACAGAAAAACTGGACAGCGAGCTGATCAATCAACTCAGGCAGCAACTGCACGGCAAGCATCGCCTGATCATCTCTATGACGGCCAACGCCATGAGCGGTGATAGAGAGAAATGCTTTACCGCTGGTATGGATGATTATCTGACCAAACCTCTGAATCAGGAGGAACTGGCAATAACCCTTAATCGCTGGCTTCCCACGGAATAA
- the rpe gene encoding ribulose-phosphate 3-epimerase: protein MKNIMIAPSILSADFSQLGAEIQAVEKAGAEVIHIDVMDGHFVPNITIGPLVVEAVRRVTNLPLDVHLMISDPDRYVKAFAEAGADWITVHVETCIHLHRTLNFIRSLGKKAGAVLNPATPLSTLDYVLEEVDLVMLMSVNPGFGGQGFIASTLEKCRTLRTMLDQINPEAGIEIDGGMSPKTIGAMAAAGANIFVAGSAVYGQEDYASVIEEMKTLAGC, encoded by the coding sequence ATGAAAAATATAATGATCGCCCCCTCCATACTCTCTGCAGATTTCTCCCAACTCGGTGCTGAGATCCAGGCCGTGGAGAAGGCTGGAGCTGAAGTCATCCACATTGACGTGATGGACGGGCATTTTGTCCCCAATATCACCATCGGCCCCTTGGTGGTGGAAGCAGTACGGCGGGTCACGAACCTGCCCCTGGACGTCCACCTGATGATCAGCGACCCGGACCGCTATGTCAAAGCCTTTGCCGAGGCCGGGGCCGACTGGATCACCGTGCATGTGGAGACCTGCATCCACCTCCACCGGACTCTGAACTTCATCCGTAGCCTGGGAAAAAAGGCAGGCGCGGTCCTTAACCCGGCAACCCCTCTGTCCACCTTGGACTATGTCCTGGAAGAGGTGGATTTGGTCATGCTGATGAGCGTTAATCCCGGCTTTGGTGGCCAAGGCTTTATCGCCTCTACCCTGGAGAAATGCCGCACACTGCGGACCATGTTGGATCAGATTAACCCGGAAGCGGGCATAGAGATCGACGGAGGGATGAGCCCCAAGACCATTGGTGCAATGGCAGCAGCCGGGGCAAATATCTTTGTGGCCGGTTCCGCAGTCTATGGGCAGGAGGATTATGCGTCCGTGATTGAAGAAATGAAAACGCTGGCAGGATGCTGA
- a CDS encoding DUF177 domain-containing protein: MKVQFTDISIVGNRYAITDDDWLAQTDLQKNAPVHAELTLTRKTDRRVEVRGNLDTELLLACDRCLTDYCFAVQVAFHYILDVESEESGHIKELECTRAYLDIIQVDEPVVDIPDLLRQQLYLVLPEKKICSPECKGLCTRCGVNLNTGECSCANETSNSPFAVLASLKKD, encoded by the coding sequence ATGAAAGTTCAATTTACAGATATTTCTATAGTAGGGAATCGTTATGCTATTACAGATGATGATTGGCTTGCTCAGACAGATCTCCAGAAAAATGCGCCAGTACATGCAGAGCTGACGCTGACGCGAAAAACGGATAGACGAGTTGAAGTACGCGGAAACTTGGATACCGAGCTCCTACTGGCCTGCGACCGTTGTCTTACTGACTACTGTTTTGCTGTCCAGGTCGCCTTTCATTATATACTGGATGTGGAAAGCGAAGAGAGCGGCCACATAAAAGAGCTCGAATGCACAAGGGCCTATCTCGATATTATTCAGGTGGACGAGCCCGTGGTCGACATCCCGGATCTCCTTCGACAACAGCTCTATCTGGTGTTGCCGGAAAAAAAGATATGCTCTCCAGAGTGTAAAGGGCTGTGTACGCGGTGCGGGGTAAATTTGAATACTGGAGAGTGTTCCTGTGCTAACGAAACGAGCAATTCCCCTTTTGCAGTCCTGGCATCGCTGAAAAAAGATTGA
- a CDS encoding beta-ketoacyl-ACP synthase III: MHRAVVLGTGSCLPRRVLTNDDLEQMVDTSDEWITARTGIRTRRIAGKGEQNYQLATQAAEKALASAGVRAEEIDLVAVATLTPHMMMPSCACFVQAEIGAKKAFAFDLNAACSGFLYGLDMAGKYIAARPEMKVLLIGSETLSARMNWQDRNTCILFGDGAGACVLTGAEQRGIVDCNLFSDGSLWKLLYMDSPASRNPDLLIEERNGCFMQMTGRDVFKYAVRAMENAVLDLLNRQQIAINDISLIIPHQANIRILSKLTERLGADQEKVFINVDKYGNTSAASIPIALDEANRQNRLEQGDLVLFCSFGGGFTWGSMLMRW; encoded by the coding sequence ATGCACCGTGCTGTTGTCCTTGGAACCGGTTCCTGTTTACCTCGTCGGGTGCTGACAAACGATGACCTCGAACAGATGGTGGATACCTCGGATGAATGGATTACCGCCCGTACCGGTATCCGGACCCGGCGTATCGCTGGCAAGGGTGAGCAAAACTACCAACTGGCAACCCAGGCAGCAGAAAAAGCTCTGGCATCAGCCGGAGTCCGTGCTGAAGAGATTGATCTGGTCGCTGTTGCCACCTTAACGCCCCATATGATGATGCCCTCCTGCGCCTGCTTTGTCCAGGCCGAAATCGGGGCGAAAAAGGCCTTTGCCTTTGATCTCAACGCAGCTTGCTCTGGTTTTCTTTATGGCCTTGATATGGCTGGGAAATATATTGCTGCACGTCCGGAGATGAAGGTCTTGTTGATCGGCTCAGAAACCCTGTCTGCCCGAATGAACTGGCAGGATCGTAATACCTGTATCCTGTTCGGCGACGGAGCTGGAGCCTGCGTACTCACCGGCGCTGAGCAACGAGGCATCGTAGACTGCAATCTCTTTTCCGACGGCAGCCTCTGGAAGCTGCTTTACATGGACAGTCCGGCCAGTCGTAACCCAGATCTTCTCATCGAAGAGCGTAACGGCTGTTTCATGCAGATGACCGGCCGTGATGTGTTCAAGTACGCTGTTCGGGCCATGGAAAACGCTGTTCTTGATCTGCTCAATCGTCAGCAGATCGCCATTAATGACATTTCTTTGATCATTCCCCATCAAGCAAATATAAGAATTCTCAGTAAGTTAACAGAAAGGCTCGGCGCTGATCAGGAAAAGGTATTCATAAACGTCGACAAATATGGTAATACTTCCGCAGCAAGCATTCCAATAGCCCTTGATGAAGCCAATAGACAGAATCGTCTCGAACAAGGCGATCTTGTGTTGTTCTGTTCCTTTGGCGGAGGGTTCACTTGGGGTTCCATGCTCATGCGTTGGTAA